In Brassica rapa cultivar Chiifu-401-42 chromosome A06, CAAS_Brap_v3.01, whole genome shotgun sequence, a single window of DNA contains:
- the LOC103872614 gene encoding tetraspanin-16, which produces MSELRTGFLTMATIVLICLGLTMTGTGLYHKKIVSKCIGESDGSFVFIGLLLLVFPQFGLYAICLRSKRIFTFYIYAMMFVFIVLSGYSLKCFIYNTTFGIAKNPAQETRTVKQLVGRLVPAEKLGRVTNCIIHNHDCNFNASLNSNVWKFCCAQPPGCGEMTMFGAPGEWSWKRQHVENKVPEECAYDYCLSCKGCQLSILKAIVHQWKYLSIFAYPSLFLVCLSLVIAKFILDTFDEPDDYRGSYS; this is translated from the exons ATGTCGGAGCTACGAACCGGGTTCCTAACAATGGCGACGATAGTTCTTATATGCCTAGGTTTAACGATGACGGGAACAGGTTTATATCACAAGAAAATAGTCTCAAAATGCATCGGAGAAAGCGATGGCAGTTTCGTCTTCATTGGCCTGCTCTTGCTTGTGTTTCCTCAGTTTGGTCTTTACGCAATCTGTCTTCGATCAAAACGTATCTTCACCTTTTACATCTACGCGATGATGTTCGTCTTCATTGTCCTTAGTGGCTACTCTTTAAAATGCTTCATCTACAACACAACTTTTGGTATCGCCAAGAACCCAGCTCAGGAAACCAGGACCGTCAAGCAGTTGGTCGGGCGTTTAGTGCCTGCAGAAAAACTCGGTAGAGTCACCAACTGTATCATTCACAATCATGATTGCAACTTCAACGCCAGCCTAAACAGCAATGTCTGG AAGTTTTGCTGCGCGCAACCACCAGGATGTGGAGAGATGACAATGTTCGGTGCACCAGGAGAATGGAGTTGGAAACGGCAACACGTAGAGAACAAAGTCCCTGAAGAATGCGCTTACGATTACTGTCTTAGTTGCAAAGGCTGTCAGCTCAGCATCTTGAAAGCCATTGTTCATCAGTGGAAGTATCTCTCCATCTTCGCTTACCCGTCACTCTTTCTCGTTTGTCTCAGCCTCGTCATTGCCAAGTTTATTCTTGACACGTTCGATGAACCCGATGATTATCGTGGCTCTTATTCTTGA
- the LOC103872616 gene encoding tetraspanin-11, whose protein sequence is MFRVSNFVVGLANTLVMLVGVSAIGYSIYMFVHQDVTDCESAIRAPLLTTGIVLFLVSLIGVIGSCFKENLAMVSYLIILFAGIAALMVFSVFLFFVTNKGAGHVVSGRGYREYRTVDFSTWLNSFVGGKRWVGIRSCLAEASVCDDLSDGRVSQIADAFYHKNLSPIQSGCCKPPSDCNFTFKNATFWIPPAKNKTAVATNNGDCSTWSNVQTELCFNCNACKAGVLANIREKWRHLIVFNICLLILLITVYSCGCCARRNNQTARKSDYRTMEGQLRQLQDIFNRFDMDGDGSLTILELAALLRSLGLKPTGDQIHLLLASMDANGNGFVEFDELVGAILPDLNEEVLINSEQLMNIFKSFDRDGNGFISAAELAGAMAKMGQPLTYRELTEMIQEADTNGDGVISFGEFASIMAKSAVEYFGLKINS, encoded by the exons ATGTTTAGAGTAAGCAATTTCGTGGTGGGTTTAGCCAACACATTGGTGATGTTAGTGGGCGTATCAGCCATAGGCTACTCCATTTACATGTTCGTTCACCAAGACGTGACCGACTGTGAATCAGCGATACGTGCACCACTTCTCACGACCGGGATCGTCCTCTTCTTGGTGTCTTTAATCGGAGTGATAGGATCTTGCTTCAAGGAGAATCTCGCCATGGTCTCTTACTTGATCATATTGTTTGCGGGCATTGCTGCGTTGATGGTTTTCTCGGTGTTTCTCTTCTTTGTGACTAACAAAGGAGCCGGTCATGTGGTTTCTGGTCGAGGGTATAGAGAGTACCGGACGGTGGATTTCTCGACTTGGCTTAATAGTTTTGTTGGTGGGAAGAGATGGGTTGGTATAAGGTCTTGCTTGGCCGAGGCTAGCGTTTGTGATGATTTGAGTGATGGTCGTGTTAGTCAGATCGCTGATGCGTTTTATCACAAGAACTTGTCTCCCATCCAg TCCGGTTGTTGTAAGCCACCGTCAGATTGCAACTTTACGTTCAAAAACGCGACGTTTTGGATACCGCCGGCCAAAAACAAAACGGCGGTTGCAACCAATAACGGTGACTGCAGCACGTGGAGCAACGTGCAAACGGAGTTGTGCTTTAACTGCAACGCATGCAAAGCGGGTGTGTTAGCGAACATAAGAGAGAAGTGGAGGCATCTTATTGTTTTCAACATCTGTCTCCTCATTCTCCTAATCACCGTCTATTCTTGCGGTTGCTGTGCTCGTCGTAACAATCAAACAGCTAGGAAAAGTGATT ACAGAACAATGGAAGGTCAGCTAAGACAATTACAAGACATATTCAACCGGTTCGACATGGACGGAGATGGAAGCCTAACCATCTTAGAACTCGCGGCGCTTCTCAGGTCCCTTGGTCTGAAACCTACAGGCGACCAAATCCACCTTTTGTTAGCAAGTATGGACGCAAACGGCAATGGTTTCGTCGAGTTTGACGAGCTTGTGGGCGCCATTCTTCCTGACCTGAACGAAGAGGTCCTTATCAACTCCGAGCAGTTAATGAACATTTTCAAATCGTTTGACAGAGATGGTAACGGATTCATCAGCGCGGCGGAATTGGCTGGAGCAATGGCCAAGATGGGACAGCCGTTGACGTACAGAGAACTAACGGAGATGATCCAAGAAGCTGATACAAACGGTGATGGTGTTATAAGCTTTGGTGAATTTGCTTCAATTATGGCTAAATCTGCTGTTGAATATTTCGGTTTAAAGATTAATTCATGA
- the LOC103872617 gene encoding 60S ribosomal protein L6-1 produces the protein MPAAKQRTPKVSRNPDLIRGVGKYSRSQMYHKRGLWAIKAKNGGVFPRHDAKSKVEAPVEKPAKFYPAEDVKKPLANRRKPKPTKLKASITPGTVLIILAGRFKGKRVVFLKQLASGLLLVTGPFKINGVPLRRVNQSYMIGTSTKVDISGVIIEKFDDKYFGKVAEKKNKKGEGEFFEADKEVKKEIPQEKKEDQKTVDAALIKAIEAVPELKTYLGARFSLSQGMKPHELVF, from the exons ATGCCGGCGGCGAAGCAGAGGACCCCGAAAGTTAGCCGTAACCCTGATCTGATCAGGGGTGTAGGCAAATACTCTCGCTCGCAAATGTACCACAAGAGAGGTTTGTGGGCAATCAAGGCCAAGAACGGCGGCGTTTTCCCTCGTCACGACGCTAAGTCCAAAGTGGAAGCTCCCGTTGAGAAGCCGGCTAAGTTTTATCCGGCTGAAGACGTTAAGAAGCCGCTCGCTAACAGACGCAAACCTAAGCCTACCAAGCTCAA AGCCAGCATAACTCCAGGAACTGTGTTGATCATCCTTGCTGGTAGATTCAAGGGAAAGAGAGTTGTCTTCCTCAAGCAACTTGCTTCTGGTTTGCTTTTGGTTACAG GACCATTCAAGATCAATGGTGTTCCATTGAGACGTGTTAACCAGTCCTATATGATTGGAACCTCCACCAAGGTTGACATTTCTGGAGTCATCATTGAGAAGTTCGATGACAAGTACTTCGGAAAGGTTGCtgagaagaaaaacaagaaagggGAAGGCGAGTTCTTTGAAGCAGATAAAGAG GTGAAGAAAGAGATCCCACAGGAGAAGAAAGAAGACCAGAAAACTGTGGATGCAGCTCTTATCAAAGCCATTGAAGCAGTGCCAGAGCTCAAGACTTACCTCGGAGCCAGATTCTCATTGTCACAAGGAATGAAACCCCATGAGCTTGTTTTCTAG
- the LOC103872618 gene encoding kinesin-like protein KIN-8A, which produces MPVSTRSKAIMNHEQSRRQEYTNPHQGLKEKMRALTLLYEQQKRASFSLRNNPNHLHHSPKPQDLRFKPPEMLDSCKKLHKDPNFADDETKENNVADADLVFGTNTAPVKSSTVIRKLSMGNGAEKGENFEACGGSRIMVFVRLRPMGKKERENGSRCCVKVLNKRDVYLTEFTNDNDYLRLKRLRVRHFTFDSSFPETTTQREVYSTTTGDLLEAVLEGRNGSVFCYGATGAGKTYTMLGTMENPGVMVLAIKDLFAKVRERSLDGNHTVHLSYLEVYNETVRDLLSPGRPLILREDKQGIVAAGLTQYRAYSTDEVMALLQRGNQNRTTEPTRCNETSSRSHAILQVVVEYKTRDGSMNVISRVGKLSLIDLAGSERAIATDQRTLRSLEGANINRSLLALSSCINALVEGKKHIPYRNSKLTQLLKDSLGGSCNTVMIANISPSNHSFGETQNTLHWADRAKEIRVKGCEVNEEVVVQVSEGPDQAKLVLELQEENRELRVKLVEQEQKVLTLEAETIAAANNNISPTPPSISSLMTPPSALTAQQKKKPRHSLLSGTCFTPESSKRRKAEDAVKELQLTVKALKMEMERMKREHVVQMKKQKEELMKELCSKKSEKTPERGKETTTRRIVTRGSLRPKEREKELIKSPSHRFASPAAPAKKRSFWDITVANSPSLDRRKTRSHVLPVNQEAPSMLLQPGFARPRTTTTTTQKKH; this is translated from the exons ATGCCTGTATCGACCCGATCCAAGGCGATAATGAATCACGAGCAAAGCAGGAGGCAAGAATACACGAATCCACATCAAGGGCTTAAGGAAAAGATGAGAGCTTTGACTCTCTTGTACGAGCAGCAAAAGCGAGCCTCTTTCTCTCTCAGGAACAACCCTAACCATCTTCACCACTCCCCAAAACCCCAAGATCTGAGGTTTAAGCCTCCCGAGATGCTCGATTCTTGCAAGAAACTTCATAAAGATCCAAACTTTGCCGACGATGAGACCAAGGAGAACAATGTAGCCGACGCAGATCTGGTTTTTGGTACCAACACGGCTCCGGTTAAGTCTTCTACTGTGATTAGAAAGCTCTCGATGGGTAACGGAGCTGAGAAAGGTGAGAACTTTGAGGCCTGCGGTGGGAGTAGGATCATGGTGTTCGTTAGGCTTAGACCAATGGGGAAGAAGGAAAGAGAGAACGGGTCAAGATGCTGTGTCAAGGTATTGAACAAAAGAGATGTTTATCTAACGGAGTTCACTAACGATAACGACTACTTAAGGCTCAAGAGGCTCCGTGTTCGTCATTTCActtttgattcttcttttcCTGAGACCACAACACAACGAGAAGTCTATTCCACCAC AACAGGAGATCTGTTGGAAGCAGTGCTTGAAGGAAGGAACGGTTCTGTGTTCTGCTACGGTGCTACGGGAGCAGGCAAGACTTATACAATGCTGGGGACTATGGAGAATCCTGGTGTGATGGTTTTAGCGATCAAAGACTTGTTTGCTAAGGTTAGAGAGAGGAGTTTAGATGGGAACCATACGGTTCATCTGTCTTATCTTGAAGTCTATAATGAAACCGTTAGAGATTTGCTTTCTCCTGGTAGACCTCTCATTCTCCGTGAAGATAAACAG GGAATTGTGGCAGCTGGTCTCACTCAGTACAGAGCTTATTCCACAGATGAG GTTATGGCTTTGCTCCAAAGGGGAAACCAAAACAGAACCACTGAGCCAACTCGTTGCAATGAGACATCTTCACGCTCACACGCCATCCTTCAG GTTGTAGTGGAGTATAAGACTAGAGATGGTTCCATGAATGTCATCAGCCGAGTTGGGAAGCTGTCTCTCATTGATCTTGCAGGATCAGAGAGAGCTATAGCTACTGATCAAAGGACGCTTAGATCTCTCGAAGGAGCCAACATAAACAGATCGCTTCTTGCGTTAAGTAGCTGCATTAACGCGCTTGTGGAAGGGAAGAAACATATTCCTTACAGAAACTCAAAGCTGACACAGCTGCTCAAAGACTCGCTAGGCGGTTCGTGTAACACGGTGATGATTGCTAATATAAGTCCAAGCAATCATTCTTTTGGTGAGACGCAGAACACTCTCCATTGGGCAGATCGAGCTAAGGAGATTCGTGTGAAGGGATGTGAAGTAAATGAAGAGGTGGTGGTTCAAGTGAGTGAAGGGCCTGATCAGGCCAAGCTAGTGTTGGAGCTTCAGGAAGAGAACCGTGAGCTGCGTGTAAAGCTCGTGGAACAGGAGCAGAAGGTTTTGACTCTTGAAGCAGAGACCATAGCAGCTGCTAACAACAACATATCTCCAACACCTCCATCAATCTCATCTCTAATGACTCCACCATCAGCATTAACAGCTCAGCAGAAGAAGAAACCGAGGCACTCGTTGTTATCAGGGACATGTTTCACACCAGAATCATCCAAAAGGAGAAAAGCAGAAGATGCAGTGAAGGAGCTTCAGCTGACTGTCAAGGCACTGAAGATGGAGATGGAGAGAATGAAGAGGGAACATGTGGTGCAGATGAAGAAGCAAAAGGAAGAGCTGATGAAAGAACTGTGTAGTAAAAAGAGCGAGAAAACTCCAGAGAGAGGCAAAGAGACAACAACAAGGAGGATTGTGACGAGAGGGAGCTTGAGAccaaaggagagagagaaggagctGATAAAAAGTCCTAGTCATAGGTTTGCATCTCCAGCTGCACCAGCTAAAAAGAGAAGCTTCTGGGACATAACCGTAGCTAATAGTCCTTCGTTGGATAGAAGGAAAACGAGAAGCCATGTTCTTCCTGTTAATCAAGAAGCTCCTTCAATGCTGCTTCAG CCGGGGTTTGCTCGTCCaaggacaacaacaacaacaacacaaaagaAGCATTAA